One segment of Neobacillus endophyticus DNA contains the following:
- a CDS encoding NADP-dependent oxidoreductase, whose product MGVFELTNRVIYFKARPKGMPDESNFEIREENLPVLNEGDVLIRSLYLSVDPYMRGRMSDAKSYAEPYKVGEPFKGGIVGKIIESKNDRFQEGQYVEGILNWAEYNVTDGKGVRKINPEWGPVATALHVLGMPGLTGYFGLMYIGQPKEGETVVVSGASGAVGTVVGQIAKLKGCRVVGIAGGDDKCAFLTDELGFDAAINYKTTENLRQALKEVCPNGVDVYFDNVGGAVSDAVMSRINFQSRTIICGQISQYNLEKPELGPRVAGQLLTTSSLMKGFIVSDYAEHNKEAIIQLSQWVREGKIQYRENVVEGFENTVEAFLGLFRGDNIGKQLVKVAEE is encoded by the coding sequence ATGGGAGTGTTCGAATTGACAAACCGTGTCATATATTTTAAAGCCAGGCCTAAAGGGATGCCAGACGAAAGCAACTTTGAAATTAGGGAGGAGAATCTACCTGTTTTGAATGAAGGGGACGTATTAATCCGCTCACTTTATCTGTCAGTCGATCCTTATATGCGGGGCAGAATGTCAGATGCTAAATCCTATGCAGAGCCATACAAGGTGGGAGAACCTTTTAAAGGCGGTATTGTAGGAAAAATAATAGAATCTAAAAACGATAGATTTCAAGAGGGACAGTATGTCGAAGGGATACTCAATTGGGCTGAATACAATGTGACGGATGGAAAGGGAGTTCGAAAGATTAACCCTGAATGGGGTCCTGTTGCTACAGCACTGCATGTATTGGGAATGCCTGGATTAACAGGATATTTTGGCCTTATGTACATAGGACAGCCAAAGGAAGGAGAAACGGTAGTCGTATCCGGCGCTTCCGGTGCTGTTGGAACTGTCGTTGGTCAAATTGCCAAACTAAAAGGCTGCCGGGTTGTCGGGATTGCCGGTGGAGATGACAAATGTGCATTTTTAACGGATGAATTAGGTTTTGATGCTGCAATTAACTATAAAACAACTGAAAATCTTCGTCAAGCATTGAAGGAGGTATGTCCTAACGGTGTAGATGTGTATTTTGACAATGTTGGAGGGGCGGTAAGTGATGCCGTCATGTCGAGAATTAATTTCCAATCCAGAACGATTATTTGTGGACAAATCTCGCAATATAATCTTGAAAAACCAGAGCTTGGCCCGAGGGTAGCAGGACAGCTTCTAACTACAAGTTCTTTAATGAAAGGATTTATTGTTTCAGACTATGCCGAGCATAATAAAGAAGCGATCATTCAGTTATCGCAGTGGGTTCGTGAAGGGAAAATACAGTACCGTGAAAATGTAGTGGAAGGTTTTGAAAATACCGTAGAAGCCTTTTTAGGACTGTTCCGTGGGGATAACA
- a CDS encoding S53 family peptidase, with translation MVRNLSFVVIISVIFLSLTGFSAQRPLGDAHPPIHMKNNNATPTYQNGYTPAKIKKAYGLDKVSADGSGQTIAIVDAFGSPTIQNDLQVFNNQFGLPQAALTIAYPNGKPSKTDGGWALETALDVEWVHAIAPKAKILLVVAKSASITNLLSAVDYATSKGVQVVSNSWGGSEFTGEASYDPHFQHTGTVYVASSGDNGSGVSWPASSPNVLSVGGTNLQLDSTGSYISEAGWSGSGGGTSTYEVRPNYEDLWQNVVGNHRGNPDVSWDADPNTGVAVYDSTLYNGQKGWYQVGGTSFGSPCWAALIALADQGRTTPLTSQSAISQLYSIAGSTNSTGYVNNYHDVLTGSNGGYTSQSGFDLVTGVGSPKADALIPALVSAK, from the coding sequence ATGGTCCGAAATCTTTCTTTCGTTGTTATCATCTCTGTCATATTTTTATCATTAACCGGTTTTTCTGCACAGCGGCCGCTAGGTGATGCCCATCCGCCCATTCATATGAAAAATAACAATGCTACTCCAACCTATCAAAACGGGTATACACCTGCAAAGATTAAAAAGGCATATGGATTGGATAAAGTATCTGCAGATGGCAGTGGGCAAACCATTGCTATTGTAGATGCTTTTGGCAGCCCGACCATTCAAAATGATCTTCAAGTGTTTAACAACCAGTTTGGACTTCCACAAGCAGCCTTAACCATTGCTTATCCAAATGGGAAACCAAGCAAAACAGATGGAGGCTGGGCGCTTGAAACGGCTCTTGATGTCGAGTGGGTCCATGCCATTGCTCCTAAAGCCAAAATTCTGTTGGTGGTGGCAAAATCAGCTTCGATTACGAATTTGCTATCAGCTGTAGATTATGCAACATCTAAAGGTGTGCAAGTCGTTTCAAACAGCTGGGGAGGATCAGAATTCACGGGTGAAGCGAGTTATGACCCCCATTTCCAACATACTGGTACAGTATATGTGGCCTCTTCTGGTGACAATGGTTCAGGGGTTTCTTGGCCGGCCTCCTCTCCAAATGTCCTTTCAGTAGGAGGAACCAACCTTCAATTAGATTCAACAGGATCTTATATTTCTGAGGCTGGATGGTCAGGATCGGGAGGGGGAACAAGCACATATGAGGTAAGACCAAACTACGAGGATCTTTGGCAAAATGTTGTCGGAAACCACAGAGGAAACCCCGATGTTTCATGGGACGCAGATCCAAATACCGGTGTTGCCGTATACGATAGCACGCTATACAACGGCCAAAAGGGCTGGTATCAGGTAGGGGGAACTAGCTTTGGATCACCATGCTGGGCAGCACTGATCGCGCTGGCAGACCAAGGGCGCACAACCCCGTTGACTAGTCAAAGCGCTATATCTCAGCTTTATTCGATCGCAGGTTCCACCAACTCCACAGGATATGTAAATAATTATCATGATGTTCTAACGGGTAGCAATGGAGGATATACCTCACAGTCAGGATTTGATTTAGTAACTGGTGTGGGGTCGCCTAAAGCGGATGCCTTAATACCAGCATTGGTTTCGGCAAAATAG